One Amblyomma americanum isolate KBUSLIRL-KWMA chromosome 8, ASM5285725v1, whole genome shotgun sequence DNA window includes the following coding sequences:
- the LOC144101788 gene encoding uncharacterized protein LOC144101788: MNAIRLCLAWLACAMTGAQLLPSGDGVDDTCNTTLPWAVSRDEYDDIPDSVFERLMQCPVGLHGCSDELVSCSPATYAATCSCAPNCKTYRDCCWDVALSEPSPDDFPGISCVEVQIGSSWKKFIYMVVGCPVTWPDDYVREGCERPDSFNDTFYLIPVTSVNHVTYRNGFCALCNEDIVSAAFWNSTEYQAIDRVRVVLPDIVEGQPALHLRPCSELPPYDNCSTDVPEDVSRRCKMYYAPVEDTSDPYGLQYRNAYCALCNGANVSRLSCSPVLHLSNVSVTSRKTGGPPNLAALFKPVVSTPNCYAEHDGHCYIRYARSLYTVMGRSGIGAVFNETPSSKTPPKIPEHEPTIHYNVKHYITVVCMSLSILCLTMKMVVFCAYREARSFSSKCTLCLSVTLLFTQLLFLITGCIGLPPVACATSAVLIHYGFLCTFLWTTVLSFDIWRSVTAVKLSSTREKTLAIYGLVAWGLPMVLVLTAVGVQVAAPWSSMSPSYGNPTCWISTFWGIIVYFLAPMAVLLLLCLFFYFCTVSYVRSTSSAAGCTREEKELSGDAGSRARQQRNHAALYVRLALIMGAPWAVAFLGTFLQFTAIDSIVNVLVGLEGAYLFFAFKDYRYLCSSAQTSLRPRPLTSSRATSNSDVSSSKKSRLSKWK, encoded by the exons ATGAACGCGATCCGCCTCTGCCTCGCATGGTTGGCCTGCGCTATGACGGGCGCACAGCTGCTTCCAAGTGGTGACGGAGTTGATGACACCTGCAACACCACATTACCCTGGGCTGTATCGAGGGACGAGTACGACGACATCCCAGACTCCGTCTTCGAGAGACTCATGCAATGTCCCGTAGGCCTACACGGGTGCTCCGACGAGCTCGTGAGCTGCAGTCCCGCAACGTACGCGGCCACCTGCTCCTGTGCACCCAACTGCAAGACGTACAGGGACTGCTGCTGGGACGTCGCCCTCAGTGAACCGTCGCCGGACGATTTCCCGGGCATTTCTTGCGTTGAAGTGCAGATTGGTTCTTCGTGGAAGAAGTTCATCTACATGGTCGTCGGCTGCCCGGTGACGTGGCCTGACGACTACGTCAGGGAAGGGTGCGAACGGCCGGACTCCTTCAACGACACCTTCTACCTGATACCGGTGACTAGCGTCAACCACGTCACTTACAG GAATGGATTCTGCGCACTGTGCAACGAAGACATTGTCAGTGCCGCTTTCTGGAACTCAACGGAGTACCAAGCAATTGACCGGGTTCGGGTTGTGCTGCCCGATATCGTAGAGGGTCAACCTGCCCTTCACCTCAGGCCTTGCAGCGAACTGCCACCGTACGACAACTGTTCCACAGACGTGCCCGAGGATGTGTCCCGACGATGCAAGATGTACTACGCACCCGTAGAAGACACCAGTGACCCGTATGGCCTTCAATACAGGAACGCATACTGCGCTCTATGTAACGGCGCTAACGTATCCCGGCTGTCCTGTAGCCCAGTTCTGCACTTAAGCAACGTCAGTGTGACGAGCCGGAAGACAGGAGGACCTCCTAATCTGGCAGCCTTATTCAAGCCGGTGGTTAGCACGCCAAACTGCTACGCGGAGCACGACGGTCACTGTTACATAAGGTACGCGCGCAGTCTATACACCGTGATGGGGAGGTCAGGAATTGGTGCTGTTTTTAACGAGACGCCTTCGTCAAAGACCCCGCCAAAGATACCAGAGCATGAACCAACAATCCACTACAACGTAAAGCACTACATCACGGTGGTATGCATGTCACTATCCATACTCTGCCTCACCATGAAAATGGTAGTGTTCTGTGCCTACCGAGAAGCGCGGAGCTTCTCGTCCAAGTGCACGCTGTGTCTGTCAGTGACACTTTTGTTCACACAGCTGCTCTTCCTTATCACTGGTTGCATAGGCCTTCCACCCGTCGCCTGCGCAACCAGCGCTGTTCTGATCCACTACGGGTTCCTTTGCACTTTCCTCTGGACGACCGTGCTTTCGTTCGACATCTGGAGAAGTGTAACGGCAGTGAAGCTCTCTTCAACCCGTGAGAAGACCTTGGCCATCTACGGCCTCGTCGCCTGGGGCCTGCCTATGGTCCTAGTACTAACGGCTGTCGGCGTTCAAGTCGCGGCGCCCTGGTCGTCCATGTCACCAAGCTACGGCAACCCTACTTGCTGGATCAGTACCTTCTGGGGCATCATCGTCTACTTCCTGGCGCCCATGGCCGTACTTCTGCTCCTGTGCCTGTTCTTCTACTTCTGCACGGTGTCCTATGTCCGCAGCACGTCTTCTGCGGCGGGGTGTACTCGGGAGGAAAAAGAATTGAGCGGGGATGCCGGAAGCcgcgccaggcagcagcgtaaTCACGCTGCACTTTACGTTCGCCTTGCGCTTATCATGGGCGCCCCATGGGCCGTTGCCTTCCTGGGTACTTTCCTGCAGTTTACTGCAATCGACTCCATAGTGAATGTTCTGGTAGGACTGGAAGGGGCCTACCTGTTCTTCGCGTTCAAAGATTATCGCTACTTGTGCTCCTCGGCCCAGACGAGTTTGAGACCGAGGCCTCTGACCAGTAGCCGCGCAACGTCGAACTCTGACGTCTCTTCGTCCAAAAAAAGTCGACTCTCAAAATGGAAGTGA